The following proteins are co-located in the Gloeocapsa sp. PCC 7428 genome:
- a CDS encoding nitrate ABC transporter ATP-binding protein (This model describes the ATP binding subunits of ATP-binding cassette (ABC) transporters for nitrate transport, or for bicarbonate transport, in bacteria and archaea.), whose amino-acid sequence MEDISKVYPTSKGPYTVLDGVNLTVAEGEFICVIGHSGCGKSTLLNMVAGFNHPTSGEVRLGSKPITKPGPDRMVVFQNYALLPWRTAFENVYLAVNAVHPNKPQAEKRAIVREHLAMVGLSEAADKKPPQLSGGMKQRVSIARALAIRPQVLILDEPFGALDAITKEELQEELLKIWNDHRCTVLMITHDIDEALFLADRLVMMTNGPHAKIGEVMEIPFSRPRDRARIMEDPQYYKLRNYALDFLYHRFAHDE is encoded by the coding sequence ATGGAGGATATCTCGAAGGTTTATCCCACATCAAAAGGTCCTTACACTGTTTTGGATGGTGTTAACCTCACAGTTGCTGAAGGTGAATTTATCTGTGTTATCGGTCACTCTGGTTGTGGTAAATCAACACTCCTGAATATGGTCGCAGGATTTAATCACCCAACTTCGGGAGAAGTGCGGCTAGGTTCTAAACCGATTACCAAACCAGGTCCCGATCGCATGGTCGTTTTCCAAAACTATGCCTTATTACCCTGGCGAACGGCGTTTGAAAATGTCTACTTAGCCGTTAATGCGGTTCATCCGAATAAACCTCAAGCCGAAAAAAGAGCGATTGTCCGCGAACATTTAGCAATGGTCGGACTCAGTGAAGCTGCGGATAAAAAACCACCGCAACTATCAGGAGGAATGAAACAGCGCGTGTCAATCGCGCGGGCTTTAGCGATTCGTCCGCAAGTGTTGATTTTAGACGAACCTTTTGGCGCGTTGGATGCGATTACTAAAGAGGAATTGCAAGAAGAACTGTTGAAGATTTGGAACGACCATCGCTGTACAGTTTTGATGATTACGCACGACATTGATGAAGCTTTGTTTCTCGCCGATCGCTTGGTGATGATGACGAATGGTCCTCATGCAAAAATCGGGGAAGTTATGGAAATTCCGTTTTCCCGCCCGCGCGATCGCGCCCGCATTATGGAAGATCCGCAATACTACAAGTTACGCAATTATGCGCTTGATTTCCTTTATCATCGTTTTGCCCACGATGAGTAG
- a CDS encoding helix-turn-helix transcriptional regulator, with translation MQSPQALTPVAEYFKVLSEVSRLTVLSSLTSGAKNVTEIIAITGLGQANVSKHLKVLLQAGIVTRTPQGGNVFYQIADPIAFELCELVCDRLSIRINEQAKQIAALQSLRERTSYSNRV, from the coding sequence ATGCAATCTCCTCAAGCTCTCACCCCTGTTGCAGAATATTTCAAAGTTTTATCTGAAGTGAGTCGATTAACTGTTTTGAGTAGTCTGACTTCAGGCGCAAAAAACGTTACTGAAATTATCGCCATCACTGGACTTGGACAAGCGAATGTCTCGAAGCATTTAAAAGTCTTGCTGCAAGCGGGTATTGTGACTCGCACTCCCCAAGGGGGTAATGTCTTCTATCAAATTGCTGATCCAATTGCGTTTGAGTTATGTGAATTGGTGTGCGATCGCCTTTCGATTCGGATCAATGAACAAGCAAAACAAATCGCAGCATTGCAGAGTTTACGCGAGCGAACATCTTATAGTAATCGTGTGTAA
- the ntrB gene encoding nitrate ABC transporter permease — MTTLRTRPARSLQNPWISRINKQFPDLVPPIIAIAIFLVIWQLFSLMPGATLPGPIQVVQDTWILIFWPFFDLGGTNKGLFWQILASLQRVAISYVLAAIFGIALGILIGTSKVMSKALDPLFQLLRTVPPLAWVPISLAALRQNEPAALFVIFITAIWPILINTAVGVKQIPQDYNNVAKVLQLTRKEYFFNILIPAALPYIFTGLRIAIGLAWLAIIAAEIVMSGIVGIGFFIWEAYQNNNVSEVILALVYIGIVGLLLDKLMAWIETLIVPQGQKT, encoded by the coding sequence ATGACAACATTACGCACGCGTCCTGCAAGAAGTTTACAAAATCCGTGGATATCGCGGATCAATAAACAATTTCCCGACCTTGTACCGCCAATAATTGCGATCGCAATCTTTTTAGTAATCTGGCAATTATTTTCTTTAATGCCTGGTGCAACCTTACCTGGACCAATTCAAGTTGTTCAAGACACCTGGATACTTATTTTTTGGCCCTTCTTTGACCTGGGCGGAACAAACAAAGGTTTATTTTGGCAAATCCTTGCTAGTTTACAACGAGTAGCAATTAGTTATGTTTTAGCGGCAATTTTCGGCATTGCTTTGGGGATTTTAATCGGCACAAGTAAAGTGATGTCCAAAGCTTTAGATCCTCTTTTTCAACTACTACGAACTGTACCACCGCTAGCATGGGTTCCCATTTCCCTCGCCGCATTACGCCAAAACGAACCCGCAGCATTATTTGTTATCTTCATCACCGCAATATGGCCCATCTTAATCAACACTGCCGTAGGCGTTAAACAGATTCCCCAAGACTACAACAACGTCGCCAAAGTGCTGCAACTCACCCGCAAAGAATATTTCTTCAACATACTCATTCCCGCCGCCTTACCCTACATTTTCACAGGTTTACGGATTGCGATCGGCTTAGCATGGCTAGCAATCATCGCCGCAGAAATCGTCATGTCCGGTATCGTCGGTATTGGCTTCTTCATCTGGGAAGCCTACCAAAACAACAACGTCAGCGAAGTCATTTTAGCCTTAGTCTACATCGGTATCGTCGGTTTACTCCTCGACAAACTTATGGCATGGATCGAAACCCTAATCGTACCCCAAGGACAAAAAACTTAA
- a CDS encoding nitrate ABC transporter ATP-binding protein (This model describes the ATP binding subunits of ATP-binding cassette (ABC) transporters for nitrate transport, or for bicarbonate transport, in bacteria and archaea.): MSVFVAVDNIDKVFDLAGGGQYVALKGIDLQIKKGEFVSLIGHSGCGKSTLLNMVAGLDLPSDGVVTLEGQRITKPGPDRMVVFQNYSLLPWRTVRENIALAVNATMKDLPAGERRAIVEQHIDMVGLRPHADKPPEMLSGGQKQRVAIARALAIRPKLLLLDEPFGALDALTRGNLQEQLMRICEENHVTAIMVTHDVDEAVLLSDRIVMLTNGPESKIGQILEVDIPRPRKRMEVVEHPSYYSLRSEMIYFLNQQKRIKKIRARKTAAISRHGLEKVNLEIGFVPLTACAPVAVAKEKGFFTKHGLDEVTLVRETSWRGIVDGISGGYLDAAQMPSGMPMWLTLGGHENRPLPVATSLTMTRNGNAITLDKRFYEQGIYTLSDFKAYLHSTANKQHRMGMVHPSSMHNLLLRYWLAAGGIDPDRDVSLKTIPPAQMVVDLQAGTIDGYCVGEPWNIRAAEEGVGFTIATDLEIWLGHPGKVLGVREDWAAAYPNTHIALVKALLEACRYCADPANSEEVREIVARREYVSTDLTYIQIEDPNTSTCSLDRPMREYAHHQFYADSAINRPSRTEQLWIMTQLARWGDTPFPRNWVEIVERICKVGVFSTAARELGLDISYTRQPIKLFDGSVFNADDPIGYLNDLAIKRDFSIAEVVLDARRPLVAA, translated from the coding sequence ATGTCTGTATTCGTTGCTGTCGATAACATTGATAAAGTCTTTGATTTAGCCGGTGGTGGGCAATACGTAGCCCTCAAAGGCATCGATCTCCAAATCAAAAAAGGCGAATTTGTTTCCTTAATCGGTCACTCTGGCTGCGGTAAATCAACACTATTAAATATGGTCGCCGGTTTAGATTTACCCTCCGATGGTGTTGTCACATTAGAAGGACAACGCATCACCAAACCAGGACCCGATCGCATGGTTGTCTTTCAAAATTATTCGCTGCTACCCTGGCGTACAGTACGTGAAAATATTGCCCTCGCGGTAAATGCAACGATGAAAGATTTACCCGCAGGCGAACGCCGCGCGATCGTCGAACAACACATCGATATGGTTGGGTTGCGTCCTCACGCCGATAAACCTCCAGAGATGCTATCCGGCGGACAAAAACAACGCGTTGCGATCGCCCGTGCTTTAGCAATCCGTCCTAAATTACTCTTACTCGACGAACCTTTCGGGGCGCTAGACGCTTTAACACGTGGTAACTTGCAAGAACAACTGATGCGGATTTGTGAGGAAAACCACGTTACCGCGATCATGGTGACACACGATGTCGATGAAGCTGTATTGCTATCCGATCGCATTGTCATGTTAACTAATGGACCCGAATCAAAAATCGGTCAAATTCTCGAAGTTGATATCCCGCGTCCCCGCAAGCGCATGGAAGTTGTCGAACACCCCAGCTACTACAGCTTGCGCAGTGAGATGATTTACTTCCTCAACCAGCAAAAACGTATTAAGAAAATTCGGGCGCGGAAAACGGCGGCGATTTCCCGTCATGGCTTAGAAAAAGTCAACCTCGAAATCGGCTTTGTTCCACTCACAGCTTGCGCCCCTGTTGCAGTAGCCAAGGAAAAAGGCTTTTTTACAAAGCATGGTTTAGACGAAGTGACCCTAGTCCGCGAAACCAGCTGGCGGGGAATTGTCGATGGTATCAGTGGCGGCTATTTAGACGCTGCGCAAATGCCTTCAGGGATGCCAATGTGGTTAACTTTAGGAGGACACGAAAACCGTCCGTTACCTGTTGCAACATCGCTAACAATGACTCGTAACGGTAACGCGATCACACTCGATAAACGTTTTTACGAGCAAGGCATTTACACCTTATCTGACTTCAAAGCGTATCTGCATTCGACCGCCAATAAACAGCATCGCATGGGGATGGTACATCCGAGTTCGATGCACAATCTTTTACTACGTTATTGGCTAGCCGCAGGTGGTATTGATCCAGACCGCGATGTTTCACTGAAAACAATTCCTCCGGCGCAAATGGTTGTAGATTTACAAGCCGGAACAATTGACGGTTACTGCGTCGGAGAACCTTGGAATATTCGCGCTGCGGAAGAAGGTGTTGGTTTTACGATCGCGACTGACTTAGAAATTTGGTTAGGACATCCAGGAAAAGTTCTTGGTGTGCGCGAAGATTGGGCAGCAGCGTATCCTAACACGCACATTGCGTTAGTCAAAGCCCTGCTAGAAGCTTGCCGTTACTGCGCAGATCCGGCAAATTCTGAAGAAGTTCGCGAAATTGTCGCCCGACGCGAGTACGTTAGCACAGATCTTACTTATATCCAAATTGAAGATCCGAATACCTCGACGTGTAGTTTGGATCGTCCGATGCGGGAGTATGCACATCACCAGTTTTACGCAGATTCAGCAATCAATCGTCCGAGTCGTACCGAACAACTTTGGATTATGACGCAACTGGCGCGTTGGGGTGATACTCCGTTTCCGAGAAACTGGGTAGAAATCGTCGAACGCATCTGCAAAGTTGGTGTCTTTAGTACCGCTGCCAGGGAACTGGGATTAGATATTAGTTACACTCGTCAGCCAATTAAGTTATTTGATGGTAGCGTGTTCAATGCTGACGATCCGATTGGTTATCTCAACGATTTAGCAATCAAACGCGATTTCTCGATCGCCGAAGTTGTGCTTGATGCGCGACGTCCGCTTGTCGCTGCTTAA
- a CDS encoding DUF2459 domain-containing protein: protein MSFKKACFFFCITLAGLFSLLLIVSLIPRRWNISSQENDVNICVNQVGIHTNIIVPVRNNVYNWQQFLNLKEIGKQPSENYQYLGFGWGDRDFYPTNPNQIQEIVPLGIQALFFSRGSLMRVEGYPEIPQSHDIHCVGVNTSNYLNTVHFIQNSFELTPQGQTILFVRSDESDASYYEAKGHYSILRNSNNWTAEGLRQANINTPLWAGIPQAVMFHVSRNPN from the coding sequence ATGTCTTTTAAAAAAGCTTGTTTCTTCTTTTGTATTACTCTTGCAGGTCTTTTTTCTTTACTCTTAATTGTTTCATTAATTCCAAGAAGATGGAACATTTCTTCCCAAGAAAATGATGTAAATATCTGCGTTAATCAAGTTGGCATTCATACTAATATTATTGTACCTGTACGGAATAATGTATATAATTGGCAACAATTTTTAAATCTTAAAGAAATCGGTAAACAGCCTTCAGAAAATTATCAATACCTAGGTTTTGGTTGGGGCGATCGCGACTTTTATCCTACAAATCCTAATCAAATTCAGGAAATCGTTCCCCTTGGGATACAAGCTCTATTCTTCTCTCGTGGGTCACTTATGCGAGTAGAAGGGTATCCAGAAATACCCCAAAGTCATGATATTCACTGTGTAGGAGTCAATACCTCAAACTATCTAAACACTGTACACTTTATTCAAAATTCTTTTGAATTAACTCCTCAAGGACAAACAATATTATTCGTGCGTAGTGATGAATCAGACGCTAGCTATTATGAGGCAAAAGGTCATTATTCAATTTTAAGAAATAGCAATAATTGGACTGCCGAAGGATTAAGACAAGCAAACATCAACACACCTCTATGGGCTGGAATTCCGCAAGCTGTTATGTTTCATGTAAGCAGAAATCCTAATTAA
- a CDS encoding DUF29 family protein — protein MEELLELKELLIHKDFEGAYALVEDLEEMGKKGVARNVRSYAKVLLLHLIKQQVEQRTTKSWDISIRNSLREIKYLNTRPSGKGTYLNNEELREVIAGAVDSAIDQASIEAAEGIYEARQIEQKIDRNELVKRAIALIQSGN, from the coding sequence ATGGAAGAATTATTAGAACTCAAAGAACTTCTTATTCATAAAGATTTTGAAGGTGCTTACGCTTTGGTTGAAGACTTGGAAGAAATGGGAAAAAAAGGCGTTGCTCGAAACGTTCGTTCTTATGCTAAAGTTTTACTTCTGCACCTGATCAAACAACAAGTTGAGCAGCGCACTACCAAGTCTTGGGATATATCGATTCGCAACAGTCTTAGGGAAATTAAATATCTTAATACACGTCCATCAGGCAAAGGAACGTACCTTAACAACGAAGAGTTGCGTGAAGTGATTGCAGGTGCGGTGGATAGCGCTATTGATCAAGCCTCAATTGAAGCCGCAGAAGGGATATACGAAGCGCGACAGATTGAGCAAAAGATAGATCGAAACGAACTGGTTAAACGTGCGATCGCGCTGATTCAATCAGGTAACTAA
- a CDS encoding cell wall surface anchor (LPXTG motif) family protein → MEPIRPANIRISDISPLSGLDQIEYLAIGNNRIRDLNLLTPLSQLHSLFIFSNEISDLTPLQDLTELRSLSP, encoded by the coding sequence ATGGAGCCTATCCGCCCAGCAAACATCCGTATTTCTGATATCTCACCTTTATCTGGGCTAGACCAAATCGAATATTTGGCGATCGGCAACAACCGCATTCGCGACCTAAATCTGTTGACCCCGTTGAGCCAGCTACACAGCTTATTTATCTTTAGTAATGAAATTAGCGATCTCACCCCCTTACAAGACCTGACAGAATTGCGATCGCTCTCCCCCTAG
- a CDS encoding fasciclin domain-containing protein, with the protein MADIVDIAVSAGSFNTLVAAVQAAGLIETLKSPGPFTVFAPNDDAFAKLPPGTVQTLVQNIPQLTRILTFHVVPGKLMKADLAKVDSVTSVEGSPIRIDCSDGFEVKNATVIAPDIEADNGVIHVIDTVILMG; encoded by the coding sequence ATGGCGGACATTGTTGATATTGCGGTAAGTGCAGGTTCGTTTAATACCCTAGTAGCAGCCGTACAAGCGGCTGGTTTAATAGAAACACTCAAAAGTCCTGGTCCTTTTACGGTTTTTGCACCGAATGATGACGCTTTTGCGAAACTTCCACCTGGTACAGTGCAAACATTGGTACAGAATATTCCTCAACTCACGCGGATTCTAACGTTTCACGTTGTTCCAGGTAAGCTGATGAAGGCTGATTTAGCCAAAGTTGATTCGGTGACTTCTGTTGAAGGTTCACCCATTAGGATTGATTGTTCTGACGGGTTTGAGGTAAAAAATGCTACGGTAATCGCGCCTGATATTGAAGCCGATAATGGCGTTATTCACGTCATTGATACCGTTATTCTGATGGGATAG
- a CDS encoding sodium-dependent bicarbonate transport family permease — MDFLSDFLTKFGAQLQSPTLAFLIGGIVIAALGSKLEIPDAIYKFIVFMLLIKIGLSGGIAIRNSNLTEMLLPALFAVVTGMLIVFIGRYTLAKLPGIRTVDAVATAGLFGAVSGSTLAAGITVLEAQGIEYEAWAGALYPFMDIPALVTAIVVASIYTSKKKSLREQHRTAGASFSTAGESFSTASESFSTAGASFSTAGASFSTAGESFSTAGESFSTAGEYPSKPEYPTSRQEYRSQQRITASGYPSKQRERVKIWPIVKESLEGSALSALLLGLALGLLTRPESVFESFYEPLFRGLLSILMLVMGMEAWSRLGELRKVAQWYALYALVAPLLHGFIAFGLGMIAHYATGFSPGGIALLAIIACSSSDISGPPTLRAGIPSANPSAYIGASTAIGTPVAIAIGIPLFVGLAQALMGS, encoded by the coding sequence GTGGATTTCTTGTCCGATTTCTTGACGAAATTCGGGGCGCAGTTGCAGTCACCGACGCTCGCCTTTCTGATTGGTGGTATAGTCATTGCTGCCCTCGGTAGCAAACTGGAAATTCCAGATGCGATCTATAAGTTCATCGTCTTCATGCTGCTCATCAAAATCGGTCTGAGCGGCGGCATTGCGATCCGCAATTCCAATCTGACGGAGATGCTGTTGCCCGCGCTGTTCGCCGTGGTAACGGGGATGCTTATTGTGTTCATCGGGCGCTACACGTTGGCCAAGCTGCCAGGCATTAGAACCGTGGATGCCGTTGCGACCGCAGGCTTGTTCGGTGCTGTGAGTGGCTCTACCCTCGCTGCCGGCATAACAGTACTGGAAGCGCAAGGCATCGAATATGAGGCCTGGGCCGGCGCACTCTATCCCTTCATGGACATCCCAGCGCTCGTGACTGCGATCGTCGTGGCTAGCATTTATACTAGCAAGAAAAAGTCTCTCCGCGAGCAGCACCGTACCGCAGGCGCGTCTTTCAGTACCGCAGGCGAGTCTTTCAGTACCGCAAGCGAGTCTTTCAGTACCGCAGGCGCATCTTTCAGTACCGCAGGCGCATCTTTCAGTACCGCAGGCGAGTCTTTCAGTACCGCAGGCGAGTCTTTCAGTACCGCAGGCGAGTATCCCAGCAAGCCGGAGTATCCCACCAGCAGGCAGGAGTATCGCAGCCAGCAGCGCATTACCGCAAGCGGGTATCCCAGCAAGCAGCGTGAGCGGGTCAAAATATGGCCCATTGTGAAGGAAAGCCTCGAGGGTTCTGCCCTATCGGCACTGCTACTCGGTCTCGCTCTAGGTCTGCTAACTCGGCCAGAAAGTGTCTTTGAAAGCTTCTACGAGCCACTCTTCCGCGGTCTGCTTTCGATACTGATGCTGGTAATGGGTATGGAGGCCTGGTCAAGGCTTGGCGAGCTGCGCAAGGTGGCCCAGTGGTACGCCCTATACGCCTTGGTGGCGCCGCTGCTGCATGGGTTTATCGCCTTCGGTCTCGGCATGATTGCCCACTACGCCACGGGGTTCAGCCCTGGCGGCATCGCGCTACTGGCCATCATTGCCTGCTCCAGTTCAGACATCTCAGGACCGCCCACTTTACGAGCCGGTATCCCGTCGGCCAATCCCTCCGCCTACATAGGCGCTTCCACAGCCATCGGTACGCCGGTTGCGATTGCCATAGGAATACCACTCTTTGTTGGGCTTGCCCAGGCGCTGATGGGCAGCTGA
- a CDS encoding CmpA/NrtA family ABC transporter substrate-binding protein — protein MSEFTNQSRRKFLLTAGASALGSIFLKGCLGNPPGTTVSTMQVQQVTATNVNPEQAPETPRIKLGYIPIVESAPLIIALEKGFFAKHGMTGVELSKQASWGSARDNIEIGSAGGGIDGGQWQMPMPHLITEGIITKGNVKIPMYVLMQLNTHGNGIAVASKWQGQGIDLKLAQGQAIISQLKSSNNIFKAAHTFPQVNQDFWIRYWLAAGGINPDTDINLMPVPSAQTVANMKTGTMDAFSTGDPWPYRIVKDKIGYMAALTAEIWKNHPEEYLAIRADWVDKNPKATKALMKGVMEAQQWLDNFDNRQEAANILAGRNYFNLPVEILTEPFQGKYNMGDGRTIDDRSMAALYWKDEKGSVSYPYKSHDLWFLTESVRWGFLPPETLTNANALIDRVNREDLWKEAAKELGIPTADIPTNTSRGVEQFFDGIQFDPANPTAYLQSLKVKRVNV, from the coding sequence ATGAGCGAATTTACAAATCAATCCCGCCGTAAGTTTCTTTTAACGGCTGGAGCATCTGCGCTAGGTTCAATTTTTCTTAAAGGATGCTTAGGAAATCCGCCAGGAACAACGGTTAGTACAATGCAAGTTCAGCAAGTGACGGCTACAAACGTAAATCCTGAACAAGCTCCAGAAACTCCCAGAATTAAGTTAGGTTATATTCCAATTGTTGAATCTGCTCCATTAATTATTGCGCTAGAAAAAGGCTTTTTTGCAAAGCATGGTATGACCGGAGTTGAGCTTTCCAAACAAGCGTCTTGGGGTTCAGCAAGAGACAATATAGAAATCGGCTCGGCTGGTGGTGGTATTGATGGCGGTCAATGGCAAATGCCAATGCCACATTTAATTACTGAAGGCATCATCACTAAAGGTAACGTCAAAATTCCCATGTATGTGTTAATGCAATTAAATACTCATGGGAATGGAATTGCGGTCGCATCTAAATGGCAAGGTCAAGGCATCGATTTGAAGCTGGCACAGGGACAAGCAATTATTAGTCAGTTGAAATCGTCAAATAACATCTTTAAAGCAGCACATACATTTCCTCAAGTTAACCAAGATTTTTGGATTCGTTATTGGTTAGCTGCTGGTGGTATAAATCCTGATACCGATATCAACTTGATGCCAGTACCATCAGCGCAGACTGTTGCCAACATGAAAACAGGAACAATGGATGCCTTTAGCACTGGCGATCCTTGGCCCTACCGAATTGTTAAAGACAAGATCGGCTACATGGCAGCTTTAACGGCAGAAATTTGGAAGAATCATCCTGAAGAATACTTGGCAATTCGCGCCGACTGGGTCGATAAAAATCCTAAAGCGACAAAAGCTTTGATGAAAGGGGTTATGGAAGCGCAGCAGTGGCTAGATAATTTTGACAATCGTCAAGAAGCTGCCAATATTTTAGCTGGACGCAACTATTTCAATCTCCCAGTAGAAATTCTTACTGAACCATTCCAAGGAAAATACAACATGGGTGATGGACGCACCATTGACGATCGCTCGATGGCGGCGTTGTACTGGAAAGACGAAAAAGGCAGCGTTTCCTATCCTTACAAGAGCCATGATTTGTGGTTCCTTACCGAAAGCGTGCGTTGGGGCTTTTTACCGCCAGAAACCTTAACCAATGCCAATGCCTTAATTGACAGAGTCAACCGCGAAGATTTGTGGAAAGAAGCTGCTAAAGAATTAGGTATTCCGACAGCCGATATTCCCACCAATACATCGCGTGGTGTAGAACAATTTTTCGATGGTATTCAGTTTGACCCAGCAAATCCTACTGCTTATCTCCAGAGTTTGAAAGTCAAGCGAGTCAATGTCTAA
- a CDS encoding endonuclease domain-containing protein, protein MRKNLIRTKWHLPYNPDLVPRAKELRKNMTPAEKLLWNNYLRYFKFRVLRQRPIDNFIVDFYCAQLKLVIEVDGVGHFTEEGKEYDLARTKILESYGLTVIRFTNNEVLQNFTGVCQQLENLT, encoded by the coding sequence ATGCGCAAAAACTTAATTCGTACAAAATGGCACTTGCCATATAATCCAGATCTTGTACCAAGGGCTAAAGAACTTAGAAAAAATATGACTCCAGCAGAAAAACTGCTGTGGAATAACTACTTGCGTTATTTTAAATTTAGAGTACTAAGACAAAGACCTATCGATAATTTTATTGTTGACTTTTACTGTGCGCAATTAAAGTTAGTCATTGAGGTTGATGGTGTAGGACATTTTACTGAGGAAGGCAAAGAATATGATTTAGCTAGAACGAAAATTTTAGAAAGTTATGGGTTAACAGTGATTAGATTTACCAATAATGAGGTTTTGCAGAATTTTACAGGTGTTTGTCAGCAGCTTGAGAACTTGACTTAA
- a CDS encoding Uma2 family endonuclease: protein MQPTTERLRWTTADLELLPDNGNRYEIIDGELFVTRARHWNHQRVCGNIYQEVNAWSQSTGLGQVAIAPGIIFSDADNVIPDVVWASNERLALLLDDAGHLTAAPELVVEVLSSGGENERRDKEVKLKLYSSRGVQEYWIVDWQKQQIEVYRREKAALTLVATLFANDELNSRLLANLQIPVRQIFA, encoded by the coding sequence ATGCAGCCTACAACTGAACGACTACGCTGGACGACAGCCGATTTAGAGTTGTTGCCTGATAACGGCAATCGCTATGAGATAATTGACGGGGAGTTGTTTGTGACAAGAGCGCGGCACTGGAATCATCAAAGAGTTTGTGGCAATATCTATCAAGAAGTTAATGCTTGGTCACAGTCTACAGGTTTAGGACAAGTAGCGATCGCACCTGGAATTATTTTTTCTGATGCTGATAATGTGATTCCTGATGTCGTTTGGGCAAGTAATGAGAGATTAGCCCTATTATTAGATGATGCTGGACATCTGACTGCTGCACCAGAATTAGTTGTAGAAGTTTTGTCTAGTGGTGGTGAAAATGAACGCCGCGACAAAGAAGTCAAGCTAAAACTGTACTCGTCTAGAGGCGTACAAGAATATTGGATAGTTGATTGGCAAAAACAACAAATTGAAGTTTATCGGCGCGAAAAAGCTGCTTTAACCTTGGTTGCAACACTGTTTGCAAATGATGAATTAAATTCGCGACTACTTGCTAACTTACAAATTCCTGTTAGACAGATATTCGCTTAG